From a single Nostoc edaphicum CCNP1411 genomic region:
- a CDS encoding hemolysin family protein — MLQLVIIVFVVLLGSALCSSVETALFSVSTLRVRQLAQSNNRSVVTLLAIRENMNRPIAAIVILNNTFNIIGSILTGNIATQVLGDRWLGVFSGVLTFLIIIFGEIIPKTIGERYSEQIAILAAIPVAGLAIAFTPLVWILENVTAPFSKGQKRPTTNEAEIKLLAKIGHQEGIIESDEAEMIQRVFRLNDVTASDLMTPRIMLTYIYGDMTLAEAKANIIASQHTRIIVIDGSLDEVIGYALKQKLLTAMVEGSNNQKISSLTRKVNFVPEIIRADKLLKNFIEAREHLAVVVDEYGSIAGVITLEDVLEVITGEIVDETDRTVDLQEIARKKREKMLQSMNINN; from the coding sequence ATGCTACAGCTTGTAATCATTGTGTTTGTTGTTCTTTTAGGTTCAGCGCTTTGTTCTAGTGTAGAAACGGCCCTGTTCTCTGTTTCGACCCTAAGAGTTAGACAATTAGCACAATCAAATAATCGTTCAGTAGTAACACTTTTAGCGATTCGTGAAAACATGAATCGACCTATTGCGGCTATTGTAATCCTCAACAATACTTTCAATATCATTGGCAGTATTCTCACAGGTAATATTGCTACTCAAGTATTAGGAGATAGATGGCTTGGTGTATTTTCAGGAGTATTAACATTCTTGATTATCATCTTTGGTGAAATCATCCCAAAGACAATTGGAGAGCGTTATTCTGAGCAAATTGCCATACTTGCGGCTATACCTGTGGCTGGACTTGCTATTGCTTTCACACCCTTAGTTTGGATTCTAGAAAATGTTACTGCACCTTTTTCTAAAGGGCAAAAACGACCAACCACCAATGAGGCTGAAATAAAGCTGTTGGCAAAGATTGGGCATCAAGAGGGAATTATCGAAAGCGATGAAGCAGAAATGATCCAGCGAGTGTTTAGATTAAATGATGTGACTGCATCTGATTTAATGACACCCCGAATCATGTTGACATATATCTACGGAGATATGACTCTTGCTGAAGCAAAAGCCAACATTATTGCGTCTCAACACACCCGGATTATTGTAATAGATGGATCTCTTGATGAAGTCATTGGATATGCTTTAAAACAGAAATTACTGACAGCAATGGTTGAAGGAAGTAACAATCAAAAGATTTCTAGTCTGACTAGAAAAGTTAACTTTGTCCCTGAGATAATTCGGGCAGATAAACTGTTAAAAAACTTCATAGAAGCTCGTGAACATCTTGCAGTAGTGGTAGACGAATATGGAAGCATCGCTGGTGTCATTACTTTGGAAGATGTGCTTGAGGTGATAACTGGTGAGATTGTAGATGAAACTGATAGAACTGTTGATTTACAAGAAATTGCCCGCAAGAAGCGAGAAAAAATGTTGCAGTCTATGAATATTAACAATTAA
- a CDS encoding sedoheptulose 7-phosphate cyclase — protein sequence MNNVQASFEATEAEFRVEGYEKIEFSLVYVNGAFDINNREIADSYEKFGRCLTVIDANVNRLYGKQIKSYFKHYGIDLTVVPIVITEPTKTLATFEKIVDAFSDFGLIRKEPVLVVGGGLVTDVAGFACASYRRKSNYIRIPTTLIGLIDAGVAIKVAVNHRKLKNRLGAYHAPLKVILDFSFLQTLPTAQVRNGMAELIKIAVVANSEVFELLDEYGEELLRTHFGHVNGTSELKVIAHKLNYEAIKTMLELETPNLHELDLDRVIAYGHTWSPTLELAPMVPLFHGHAVNIDMALSASIAARRGYITTGERDRILSLMSRIGLSIDHPLLDSDLLWYATQSISLTRDGKQRAAMPKPIGECFFVNDFTREELDAALAEHKRLCAKYPRGGDGIDAYIETQEESKLLGV from the coding sequence ATGAATAATGTTCAAGCATCCTTTGAAGCAACAGAAGCTGAATTTCGCGTGGAAGGTTACGAGAAAATTGAGTTTAGTCTGGTGTATGTGAACGGTGCGTTTGATATCAATAACAGAGAAATTGCAGACAGCTATGAGAAATTTGGCCGCTGTTTGACAGTGATTGATGCCAATGTCAATAGGCTATATGGGAAGCAAATCAAGTCATATTTTAAACACTATGGCATTGATCTGACTGTAGTTCCTATTGTCATTACTGAGCCGACTAAAACCCTTGCAACCTTTGAAAAAATTGTTGATGCTTTTTCTGATTTTGGCTTAATCCGTAAGGAACCGGTGTTAGTAGTGGGTGGTGGTTTAGTCACTGATGTAGCTGGCTTTGCGTGTGCTTCTTACCGTCGCAAGAGTAACTACATTCGTATTCCTACTACACTGATTGGTTTAATTGATGCAGGTGTGGCGATTAAGGTTGCAGTCAACCATCGCAAGTTAAAAAATCGTTTGGGTGCATATCATGCTCCTTTGAAAGTGATCCTCGATTTCTCCTTTTTGCAAACATTACCAACGGCTCAAGTTCGTAATGGCATGGCAGAATTAATCAAAATTGCTGTTGTTGCCAACTCTGAAGTCTTTGAATTGCTGGATGAATATGGCGAAGAGTTGCTGCGTACTCACTTTGGACATGTGAATGGCACAAGTGAACTGAAAGTGATCGCACACAAACTCAATTACGAGGCAATTAAAACTATGCTGGAGTTGGAAACTCCTAATTTGCATGAGTTAGACCTCGATCGCGTCATCGCCTATGGTCACACTTGGAGTCCTACCCTAGAATTAGCCCCGATGGTACCGCTATTTCACGGTCACGCTGTGAATATAGACATGGCTTTATCTGCAAGCATTGCAGCAAGACGTGGTTACATTACAACTGGAGAACGCGATCGCATTTTGAGCTTGATGAGTCGTATCGGTTTATCAATCGATCATCCTTTACTAGATAGCGATTTGCTCTGGTATGCAACCCAATCTATCAGCTTGACGCGAGACGGTAAACAACGCGCAGCTATGCCCAAACCCATTGGTGAATGCTTCTTTGTTAACGATTTCACTCGTGAAGAATTAGATGCAGCCTTAGCTGAACACAAACGTCTGTGTGCTAAATACCCTCGTGGCGGAGATGGGATTGACGCTTACATCGAGACTCAAGAAGAATCCAAACTATTGGGAGTGTGA
- a CDS encoding ATP-grasp domain-containing protein, with amino-acid sequence MAQSISLSLPESTTPSTGIRIKIVALFKTLGTLTLLLIALPLNALIVLLSLLWSILFTKKPAVADHPQTILVSGGKMTKALQLARSFHAAGHRVILVEGHKYWLSGHRFSNAVSRFYTVPAPQDDPEGYIQALLEIVKKENVDIYVPVCSPVASYYDSLAKPALSAYCEVFHFDAEITKMLDDKFAFTDQARSLGLSVPKSFKITDPEQVINFDFSKETHKYIIKSISYDSVRRLNLTKLPCDTPEETAAFVKSLPISPEKPWIMQEFIPGKELCTHSTVQDGELRLHCCSDSSAFQINYENVENPQIREWVQHFVKSLGLTGQVSFDFIQAEDGTAYAIECNPRTHSAITMFYNHPSVAEAYFGKTPLAAPLEPLADSKPTYWIYHEIWRLTGIRSAKQLQTWFQRLVRGTDAIYQINDPIPFLTLHHWQITLLLLQNLQKLKGWVKIDFNIGKLVELGGD; translated from the coding sequence ATGGCTCAATCAATCTCCTTATCACTCCCTGAATCCACAACGCCCTCAACGGGTATAAGAATCAAAATAGTAGCTCTATTCAAGACTCTGGGAACTCTAACATTACTTCTGATAGCTTTACCTCTCAACGCTTTGATCGTATTGCTATCTCTGCTGTGGAGCATTCTATTTACAAAAAAACCTGCCGTAGCTGACCATCCTCAGACTATCTTAGTCAGTGGCGGCAAAATGACCAAAGCATTGCAACTTGCTCGCTCATTCCATGCCGCCGGACACAGAGTTATTCTGGTTGAAGGTCACAAATACTGGTTATCTGGGCATAGATTCTCAAATGCTGTGAGTCGTTTTTATACAGTTCCAGCACCACAAGATGACCCAGAAGGCTACATACAGGCGCTATTGGAAATCGTCAAAAAAGAAAATGTTGACATTTATGTGCCCGTATGCAGTCCTGTGGCTAGTTATTACGACTCTTTAGCAAAACCTGCACTGTCAGCATACTGTGAGGTTTTTCACTTCGATGCTGAGATAACCAAGATGCTGGATGATAAATTTGCCTTTACCGATCAGGCGCGATCGCTTGGTTTATCTGTTCCCAAATCTTTTAAAATTACCGATCCTGAACAAGTTATCAACTTTGATTTTAGTAAAGAAACGCACAAATATATTATTAAAAGTATTTCTTACGACTCGGTTCGTCGCTTAAATTTAACCAAACTCCCTTGTGATACCCCAGAAGAGACAGCAGCCTTTGTCAAGAGTTTACCCATTAGCCCAGAAAAACCTTGGATTATGCAAGAGTTTATTCCTGGGAAAGAATTATGCACCCATAGCACAGTGCAGGATGGTGAATTAAGGTTGCATTGCTGCTCAGATTCTTCTGCGTTTCAGATTAATTATGAAAATGTCGAAAATCCTCAAATTCGGGAATGGGTGCAACATTTCGTCAAAAGTTTGGGACTAACTGGACAAGTCTCTTTCGACTTTATCCAAGCTGAAGATGGTACAGCCTACGCCATTGAATGTAATCCCCGCACCCATTCGGCGATTACAATGTTTTACAATCACCCAAGTGTTGCAGAAGCCTATTTTGGGAAAACTCCCCTAGCTGCACCCCTGGAACCTTTAGCTGATAGCAAGCCCACTTACTGGATATATCATGAAATCTGGCGACTAACTGGTATTCGTTCTGCAAAACAATTGCAAACTTGGTTTCAGAGATTAGTAAGAGGCACAGATGCTATTTATCAAATAAATGATCCAATACCGTTTTTAACTTTGCACCATTGGCAGATTACTTTACTTTTGCTACAAAATCTGCAAAAACTCAAAGGCTGGGTAAAAATTGATTTCAATATCGGTAAACTCGTGGAATTAGGCGGAGACTGA
- a CDS encoding protealysin inhibitor emfourin — protein sequence MRVSFERTGGFAGISKKTTVDTDTLPPHEAATLPRLVEVADLFRLPELITSPNPQSDRFQYKLTVEDNGKQHTVTVSESALPGTLRPLIEWLQTIAQKR from the coding sequence ATGCGAGTATCATTTGAACGCACAGGTGGCTTTGCCGGAATTAGCAAAAAGACAACCGTTGATACAGATACTCTCCCACCACATGAAGCAGCGACACTTCCCCGACTGGTGGAAGTTGCAGATTTATTTAGGCTACCTGAACTAATTACCTCGCCAAATCCCCAGAGCGATCGCTTTCAGTATAAGTTAACAGTGGAAGATAACGGTAAGCAGCATACGGTGACTGTCAGTGAGTCAGCATTACCAGGAACCTTAAGACCACTGATTGAATGGCTACAAACCATAGCACAAAAAAGGTAA
- a CDS encoding class I SAM-dependent methyltransferase, whose protein sequence is MQQLFPGEVFANTADFDIGIRQLLPRYDEMLEVITRCLPSTSRRILELGCGTGELSLKILNHFPDAQVIALDYSPRMLQFAQDKITATGHQKRWTGIQADFGEWANNPEKLNIGSEFDACVSSLAIHHLQDEMKFKLFSRIATSLTQYGCFWNADPTLPESPTLAEVYKAAREEWSVEQGTSLTEIRAKLGASSTQGYSSQDQLATLDAHLQMLTKAGFKIVAVPWKYYGLAVFGGWL, encoded by the coding sequence ATGCAACAGTTATTTCCCGGAGAGGTATTCGCCAACACTGCTGATTTTGACATTGGTATTCGCCAACTGTTACCCAGATATGATGAGATGTTGGAGGTAATTACCCGTTGTCTACCTTCCACAAGTCGGCGTATTTTAGAATTGGGCTGTGGTACCGGTGAACTTAGTCTCAAGATACTCAACCACTTTCCAGATGCCCAAGTAATTGCCCTAGATTATTCACCTCGAATGCTGCAATTTGCCCAAGATAAAATCACAGCAACTGGACATCAAAAACGTTGGACTGGTATACAAGCAGATTTTGGTGAGTGGGCAAATAATCCAGAGAAATTAAATATTGGTAGTGAATTTGATGCCTGTGTCTCATCCTTGGCAATCCACCATCTCCAAGATGAGATGAAATTTAAGTTATTTAGCCGAATCGCTACTAGCCTCACTCAATACGGCTGTTTTTGGAATGCAGACCCCACCTTACCAGAATCACCAACCTTAGCAGAAGTTTATAAGGCGGCACGAGAGGAATGGTCAGTTGAACAGGGAACTAGTTTAACAGAAATTCGCGCCAAGCTTGGTGCTAGCAGCACTCAAGGTTACTCCAGTCAAGATCAGTTAGCTACCCTCGATGCTCATTTACAAATGTTGACCAAAGCTGGATTTAAGATAGTTGCAGTGCCTTGGAAATATTATGGACTGGCAGTGTTTGGTGGCTGGCTGTGA
- a CDS encoding O-methyltransferase: MTSILGRDTARPITPHSILVAQLQKTLRIAEESNIPLEILTSLRQGLQLAAGLDPYLDDCTTPESAALTALAQKTSKEDWSKRFSDGETVRQLEQEMLSGHLEGQTLKMFVHITKAKRILEVGMFTGYSALAMAEALPPDGRLIACEVDSYVAEFAQTCFQESPHGDKIVVEVAPALETLHKLAAKEESFDLIFIDADKKEYVEYFQIILDSHLLAPDGLICVDNTLLQGQVYLPSEQRTANGEAIAKFNRIVAADPRVEQVLLPIRDGITLIRRLV; encoded by the coding sequence ATGACCAGTATTTTAGGACGAGATACCGCAAGACCGATAACCCCACACAGCATCCTTGTAGCACAGTTACAGAAAACTCTCCGGATAGCAGAAGAGAGCAATATTCCTTTAGAGATATTGACATCTCTGCGCCAAGGTTTGCAATTAGCAGCAGGTTTAGATCCCTATCTGGATGATTGCACTACTCCCGAATCGGCTGCATTGACAGCATTAGCACAAAAAACCAGCAAAGAAGACTGGAGTAAACGCTTTAGTGATGGTGAAACAGTGCGTCAACTAGAGCAGGAAATGCTCTCAGGACATCTTGAAGGACAAACACTAAAGATGTTTGTGCATATTACCAAAGCCAAGCGCATCCTGGAAGTGGGAATGTTTACAGGATATTCAGCCTTGGCGATGGCGGAAGCGTTACCACCCGATGGACGACTCATTGCTTGTGAAGTAGACTCTTATGTGGCTGAATTTGCTCAAACTTGCTTTCAGGAGTCTCCCCACGGCGACAAGATTGTTGTAGAAGTAGCACCTGCATTAGAGACATTGCACAAGTTGGCGGCTAAAGAAGAATCATTTGATCTGATCTTCATTGATGCCGATAAAAAGGAGTATGTAGAATACTTCCAAATTATCTTGGATAGCCATTTACTGGCTCCCGACGGGTTAATCTGCGTCGATAATACGTTGTTACAGGGACAAGTTTACTTACCATCCGAACAGCGTACTGCTAATGGTGAGGCGATCGCTAAATTCAACCGCATTGTCGCCGCAGATCCTCGTGTAGAGCAAGTTCTGTTACCCATACGAGATGGTATAACCCTGATTAGACGCTTGGTGTAA
- a CDS encoding M4 family metallopeptidase — MARNKKKSAGFKYEHPLYSRCPICCIIPPHMLENVVVNGNPQQRSWAFHTLNASAQFRGRRDVIGTVSFAPSPGEKRRTIYDAKNGQQLPGTLVRGEGDPPSSDVAVNEAYDAAGATYELFYEIFDRNSIDDKGLRLDSTVHYGVKYDNAFWNGDQMVYGDGDGEMFQRFTKSIDVIGHELAHGITQYEAGLQYYGEPGALNESFSDVFGCLVKQKTKNQTAQEADWLIGEGLLVPTVKGVALRSMKAPGTAYNDPVLGKDPQPGHMKDKYTGAEDNAGVHINSGIPNHAFYLAAVEIGGYAWEKAGKIWYIALRDRLRAKADFKKAANVTIQVAGELYGNDSHEQKAVQNAWQKVGVI, encoded by the coding sequence ATGGCTCGAAATAAAAAGAAATCAGCCGGGTTTAAGTATGAGCATCCACTTTACTCTAGATGCCCGATTTGTTGTATTATCCCGCCCCACATGTTGGAAAATGTTGTGGTAAATGGCAATCCTCAACAGCGGAGTTGGGCTTTTCATACATTAAATGCTTCAGCACAGTTTCGCGGACGGAGAGATGTCATAGGTACTGTATCATTTGCACCTTCTCCGGGTGAAAAGCGCCGCACCATCTACGATGCAAAAAATGGCCAGCAACTTCCTGGTACATTGGTACGAGGTGAAGGAGATCCACCAAGCAGTGATGTAGCAGTGAATGAAGCCTACGATGCTGCTGGTGCTACTTATGAATTGTTTTATGAGATATTCGATCGCAATTCCATTGACGACAAAGGACTACGTTTAGACTCCACCGTGCATTATGGAGTCAAGTATGACAACGCCTTTTGGAACGGCGACCAAATGGTTTATGGTGATGGCGATGGAGAAATGTTTCAGCGCTTCACAAAGTCGATTGATGTGATTGGACATGAGTTAGCTCATGGGATAACTCAGTATGAAGCGGGTTTGCAGTATTATGGAGAACCAGGGGCACTGAATGAATCTTTTTCTGATGTCTTTGGTTGTCTGGTGAAACAAAAAACTAAAAACCAGACTGCACAAGAGGCAGATTGGCTAATTGGCGAAGGTCTTTTAGTACCGACTGTCAAAGGTGTTGCCCTCCGTTCCATGAAAGCACCGGGAACAGCATACAATGACCCAGTACTGGGTAAAGATCCCCAACCAGGTCACATGAAAGATAAATATACTGGTGCTGAAGATAATGCTGGGGTGCATATCAACTCAGGAATCCCTAACCATGCCTTTTATCTAGCGGCTGTTGAGATTGGTGGCTATGCTTGGGAAAAAGCTGGTAAAATCTGGTACATAGCTTTGCGCGATCGCTTGCGTGCCAAAGCAGATTTTAAAAAAGCTGCCAACGTCACCATTCAAGTTGCTGGCGAACTCTACGGTAATGACAGTCATGAGCAAAAAGCTGTACAGAACGCTTGGCAAAAGGTAGGAGTTATCTAG
- a CDS encoding D-alanine--D-alanine ligase family protein, with the protein MPVLNILHLVGSAHNDFYCDLSRLYAQDCLAAIADKSLYNFQIAYITPDRQWRFPDSLSREDIALTKPIPLFDAIQFLTVQNIDIMLPQMFCIPGMTQYRALFDLLNIPYIGNTPDIMAIAAHKARAKAIVEAAGVKVPRGELLRQGDIPTITPPVVIKPVSSDNSLGVTLVKEVTEYDAALKKAFEYASEVIAEEFIELGREVRCGILAKDGELIGLPLEEYLVDPHEKPIRNYVDKLQQTDDGDLHFAAKDNIKSWIVDPSDPITQRVQEVAKKCHQALGCRHYSLFDFRIDPKGQPWFLEAGLYCSFAPKSVISSMAKAAGIPLNDLLITAINETLEVV; encoded by the coding sequence ATGCCAGTACTTAATATCCTTCATTTAGTTGGGTCTGCACACAACGATTTTTACTGTGATTTATCACGCCTTTATGCCCAAGACTGTTTAGCAGCAATAGCAGATAAATCACTTTATAACTTTCAAATTGCATACATCACACCTGATCGCCAGTGGCGATTTCCTGACTCCCTTAGTCGAGAAGATATTGCTCTCACTAAGCCGATTCCTCTGTTTGATGCTATACAGTTTCTAACAGTGCAAAACATTGACATTATGTTACCACAAATGTTTTGTATTCCTGGAATGACTCAGTATCGCGCCCTATTCGATTTGCTCAACATTCCTTACATAGGGAATACTCCAGATATCATGGCGATCGCAGCCCACAAAGCCAGAGCCAAAGCAATTGTTGAAGCCGCAGGGGTGAAAGTGCCTCGTGGAGAACTGCTCCGCCAAGGAGATATTCCGACAATTACACCTCCAGTAGTCATTAAACCTGTAAGTTCGGACAACTCTTTAGGAGTGACTTTAGTCAAAGAAGTTACTGAATATGACGCAGCTTTGAAAAAAGCATTTGAATATGCTTCGGAGGTCATCGCAGAAGAGTTTATCGAACTCGGTCGAGAAGTCAGATGTGGTATTCTTGCCAAAGACGGGGAACTAATCGGTTTACCCCTTGAAGAGTATCTAGTAGACCCCCACGAAAAACCTATCCGCAACTATGTTGATAAACTTCAACAAACGGACGATGGCGATTTGCATTTTGCTGCTAAAGATAATATTAAGTCTTGGATTGTAGACCCTAGCGACCCAATTACCCAAAGGGTTCAAGAAGTGGCTAAGAAGTGTCATCAGGCTTTAGGTTGTCGCCACTACAGTTTATTTGATTTCCGCATCGACCCCAAGGGACAACCTTGGTTTTTAGAAGCCGGATTGTATTGTTCTTTTGCTCCCAAAAGCGTGATTTCCTCTATGGCGAAAGCAGCAGGAATCCCTCTAAATGATTTATTAATAACCGCTATCAATGAAACATTAGAGGTTGTTTGA